In one window of Verrucomicrobiia bacterium DNA:
- the cyoE gene encoding heme o synthase, whose protein sequence is MKSGAVTSVKQSLPFSVRLADYAELFKVRLTLLVLITTGVGFYLASAFTFDSFLFFHAIVGTALVAGGAAALNQVLEREWDKRMRRTQDRPLPAGRLSVQEACIVGLLISLVGIVYLAGWVNALASLLAGLTWAIYLFVYTPLKRKTLLNTLVGAIPGALPPVIGWAAVRNEISIEAVALFAIIFFWQIPHFLAIAWMYRDDYAAAEFQMLPVLDQDGNHTARQILGYTLALIPISLMPVVLNMAGGIYALFALIFDLAFLILAICFMKRRARQEAKYLFLASIFYLPLLLTVLVLDKR, encoded by the coding sequence ATGAAATCGGGCGCAGTAACTTCAGTGAAACAATCTCTTCCTTTTTCCGTACGCCTTGCAGATTATGCAGAACTTTTCAAAGTTAGGTTAACTTTGTTGGTTTTAATTACCACAGGCGTTGGTTTTTATTTAGCTAGCGCTTTTACTTTTGATAGCTTTTTGTTTTTCCATGCGATAGTGGGCACGGCTTTGGTAGCAGGTGGTGCGGCAGCTTTGAATCAGGTTTTAGAGCGAGAATGGGATAAGCGGATGCGTCGCACACAAGATCGGCCTTTACCCGCTGGACGTTTATCAGTTCAAGAAGCTTGTATTGTTGGTTTATTAATAAGTTTAGTGGGCATAGTTTATTTAGCAGGATGGGTGAATGCTTTGGCGAGTTTGTTAGCGGGATTAACTTGGGCGATTTATTTGTTTGTCTATACTCCGCTTAAACGAAAAACACTTTTAAATACGTTAGTCGGTGCGATTCCTGGCGCTTTGCCACCTGTCATCGGTTGGGCTGCAGTGAGAAATGAGATTTCTATCGAAGCAGTTGCGCTTTTTGCAATTATTTTTTTCTGGCAAATTCCGCATTTTTTGGCGATTGCTTGGATGTATCGCGACGATTATGCTGCAGCGGAATTTCAAATGTTACCCGTTTTGGATCAAGACGGAAATCATACCGCGCGTCAAATTTTAGGTTATACGTTAGCCCTAATTCCTATCAGTTTAATGCCGGTTGTGTTGAACATGGCGGGTGGGATTTATGCGCTTTTTGCGCTGATTTTTGATTTGGCTTTTCTAATTTTAGCGATTTGTTTTATGAAACGTCGCGCACGACAAGAAGCTAAATATCTA
- a CDS encoding COX15/CtaA family protein yields the protein MTIPQYRASLFWASCFVAFATLILIGAGGLVTSHNVGMSVPDWPTTYGYNMFFFPWSKMVGGILMEHSHRLIASGVGFLTIFLAIFITIKEKRSWIKKLAWLAVLLVVLQGVLGGLRVVWMKDEIGIFHACLAQSFLVLMSLLPLFFSRTWLDFSLEKPIAKSTFTLTAITLGLIFLQLILGAIMRHEHADLAITDFPLAYGQVIPNLDEARLNQINERRLQIQGLQPTDRFQIHLQLGHRGIAGLIFLGVISCWISLFRERNFLRKWATLWLCLVILQIALGAWTIWSNKAADVATGHVIVGSLIFVTGSLLLALLWRARVLARIQVENSVPIELASSIV from the coding sequence ATGACTATTCCACAATATCGAGCCAGTTTGTTTTGGGCGAGTTGTTTCGTGGCTTTTGCGACTCTTATTTTGATCGGAGCAGGTGGTTTGGTGACGAGCCATAATGTTGGTATGTCAGTGCCAGATTGGCCAACGACTTATGGTTATAACATGTTTTTCTTTCCCTGGTCTAAAATGGTGGGCGGGATTTTGATGGAACACTCGCATCGATTGATTGCTTCGGGGGTAGGTTTTTTAACAATTTTTTTAGCTATTTTCATTACGATTAAAGAAAAACGGTCTTGGATAAAAAAATTAGCTTGGTTGGCAGTGTTACTTGTTGTTTTGCAAGGCGTTTTAGGGGGATTGCGCGTGGTTTGGATGAAGGATGAAATTGGAATTTTTCACGCTTGTTTGGCGCAGAGTTTTTTAGTTTTAATGAGTTTATTGCCACTCTTTTTTTCGCGAACGTGGTTGGATTTTTCTTTAGAAAAGCCCATTGCAAAATCCACTTTTACTTTAACTGCGATTACATTAGGACTCATTTTTTTGCAACTGATTTTGGGAGCTATTATGCGTCATGAGCATGCTGATCTTGCCATTACGGATTTTCCTTTGGCTTATGGTCAGGTTATTCCCAATTTAGATGAGGCTCGATTGAATCAGATTAATGAAAGAAGATTGCAAATTCAAGGGTTGCAACCGACAGATCGCTTTCAAATTCACTTGCAATTAGGTCACCGAGGCATTGCAGGGCTTATTTTTCTGGGAGTGATAAGCTGTTGGATATCACTATTTCGAGAAAGAAATTTTTTAAGAAAATGGGCAACGTTGTGGTTGTGCTTGGTGATTTTGCAAATTGCTTTGGGCGCATGGACCATTTGGAGTAATAAGGCGGCTGACGTGGCGACTGGACATGTGATTGTAGGAAGTTTGATTTTTGTTACGGGTAGTTTACTTTTAGCTTTATTATGGAGAGCGCGAGTTCTTGCGCGAATTCAAGTTGAAAACTCAGTTCCAATCGAGTTAGCGAGCAGTATAGTATGA